A stretch of Apostichopus japonicus isolate 1M-3 chromosome 9, ASM3797524v1, whole genome shotgun sequence DNA encodes these proteins:
- the LOC139973258 gene encoding intraflagellar transport protein 52 homolog, with the protein MAPVSQDMDSKEQKTSIVFDVSKREICTIQNGLKSLHKKLRTNWKVTTHKEEITSEKLSSARVFVIAGPREKFTSPEFEALKKYIEDGGSVLVLMGEGGENRHDTNINFFLEEYGVMVNGDCVVRTSYYKYFHPKEALISNGVLNRGVSQAAGKVIPGSGGEEESVNNSQALTYLYPFGASLNVAKPAVAILSTGTVCFPLNRPTCALHTSKYSKGRLAVVGSVMMFSDQYLDKEENSKIFDVILSWLTTDEVSLNGIDADDPEISDYNMLPDTAKLADKLRCCLQEVDDTPRDFNSLFDAKLFQMNTAVVPKVIRAYEHLGCKHEQLQLIQPNFETPLPPMQPAVFPPAFRELPPPSLDLIDLDESFSSEKARLAQITNKCSNDDLEYFVRECGDILGVSGKLPADARDAKHILEHIFVQVVEYKKINQDGGDIGDENDVM; encoded by the exons ATGGCACCTGTTTCGCAG GACATGGACAGTAAAGAACAGAAGACAAGCATCGTTTTTGATGTTTCTAAGAGAGAGATTTGTACGATACAGAATGGGCTGAAAAGCTTACACAAGAAACTGAGAACCAACTGGAAAGTTACAAC TCACAAAGAGGAAATCACATCAGAGAAGCTATCAAGTGCAAGAGTGTTCGTCATCGCTGGACCGAGAGAAAAATTCACCTCACCAGAG TTTGAAGCACTGAAGAAGTACATTGAAGATGGGGGCAGTGTTCTGGTTTTGATGGGTGAAGGAGGAGAGAACAGACATGACACAAACATCAACTTTTTCCTGGAAGAATACGGGGTCATGGTCAATGGAG ACTGTGTTGTACGGACATCCTACTATAAATACTTTCACCCCAAGGAAGCCCTCATATCAAATGGAGTATTAAATAG GGGTGTAAGTCAAGCTGCTGGTAAAGTTATTCCTGGGAGTGGGGGAGAAGAAGAATCTGTTAATAACTCTCA AGCATTAACGTACCTTTACCCCTTCGGAGCATCGCTCAACGTAGCTAAACCTGCCGTGGCAATTCTTTCAACTGGGACCGTTTGCTTTCCATTAAATAGACCAACATGTGCCTTACATACATCAAAG TATTCAAAAGGCAGGTTAGCCGTGGTTGGATCTGTCATGATGTTCAGTGACCAATATCTGGACAAAGAAGAGAATTCCAAGATATTTGATGTGATACTCTCCTGGTTGACAACGGATGAGGTCAGCCTCAACGGAATAGATGCCGATGACCCCGAG ATATCAGACTACAACATGTTGCCAGACACTGCCAAGTTGGCTGATAAACTACGTTGTTGCCTGCAAGAGGTCGATGACACACCGAGGGACTTCAACTCTCTGTTTGATGCAAAACTATTTCAGATGAACACAGCCGTAGTTCCAAAAGTTATCAG AGCCTACGAGCACCTTGGTTGCAAGCACGAGCAGCTGCAGTTAATACAGCCTAACTTTGAGACGCCTTTACCTCCCATGCAACCAGCG GTGTTTCCACCGGCGTTCAGGGAGCTGCCTCCCCCGTCGCTTGATCTGATTGACCTGGATGAATCTTTCTCTTCAGAGAAAGCTCGGTTGGCACAAATCACAAATAAAT GCTCCAACGACGACCTGGAATATTTTGTCCGAGAGTGCGGAGACATTTTGGGAGTCAGCGGGAAACTACCAGCAGATGCACGAGATGCCAAGCATATCCTGGAGCACATATTTGTTCAAGTTGTAGAATACAAGAAAATAAACCAG GATGGAGGAGACATTGGGGATGAAAATGATGTCATGTAA